One window from the genome of Pelodictyon luteolum DSM 273 encodes:
- a CDS encoding WD40 repeat domain-containing protein, which translates to MGFLSKIFGKKEEVLELPKVREDANLQKTLEGHLDRVLGVKFSADGKTLLSGGFDELVMLWDVETAKPIFTMKGHETWVECIDYSRDGRHLASGSTDSTVRIWDASNGQCLHVCKGHDTAVRMVAFSPDGKTLASCSRDTTIRLWDVESGACRSVLNGHKSYIECLAYSHDGQKLVSCGEEPVIKLWDAASGKNIANYETGDTLSHTVLFSPDDRTIALAGRNSKIRILDASDGSLIRVLEGHHDAVRGLAYSPDGHYLASVSNDESLRLWNTADGRHLHTYRGHVLEVQSVDISPDGKTIATGSDDRKIKLWALTDTL; encoded by the coding sequence ATGGGATTTCTATCAAAAATATTCGGAAAGAAGGAAGAAGTGCTTGAGCTCCCGAAGGTCCGGGAAGACGCCAATCTCCAGAAGACCCTTGAGGGACACCTCGACAGGGTGCTCGGCGTGAAGTTCAGCGCCGATGGCAAAACGCTCCTCAGCGGCGGCTTCGACGAGCTGGTGATGCTTTGGGACGTGGAGACCGCCAAGCCGATCTTTACCATGAAAGGCCATGAGACCTGGGTTGAGTGCATCGATTACAGCCGCGATGGCCGTCATCTTGCGAGCGGCAGCACCGACAGCACCGTCAGGATCTGGGACGCTTCAAACGGCCAGTGCCTGCATGTCTGCAAAGGCCACGACACGGCGGTGCGCATGGTCGCATTCAGCCCCGACGGCAAAACGCTCGCCAGCTGCTCGCGCGACACCACCATCCGCCTCTGGGACGTTGAGAGCGGTGCATGCAGGAGCGTGCTCAACGGGCACAAGTCCTACATCGAATGCCTCGCTTACAGCCATGACGGCCAGAAATTGGTGAGCTGTGGCGAAGAGCCGGTCATCAAGCTCTGGGACGCAGCCTCCGGAAAGAACATTGCCAACTATGAGACCGGCGATACCCTTTCCCACACCGTTCTCTTCAGTCCCGACGACCGCACGATTGCGCTTGCCGGCCGCAATTCCAAAATCCGGATCCTTGATGCATCGGACGGTTCGCTGATCCGCGTGCTTGAAGGCCATCATGACGCAGTCCGGGGCCTTGCCTACAGCCCTGACGGCCACTATCTGGCCAGCGTGTCGAACGATGAGTCCCTGAGGCTATGGAATACCGCCGACGGCAGGCACCTGCATACCTATCGCGGACATGTGCTGGAGGTTCAGTCGGTCGATATTTCTCCCGACGGCAAGACCATAGCCACGGGAAGCGATGATCGGAAAATCAAGCTGTGGGCACTCACTGATACGCTTTGA